One window from the genome of Paracoccus zhejiangensis encodes:
- a CDS encoding carboxymuconolactone decarboxylase family protein, with product MATVALLSDEAAPAESRAVFEAIRTARQTDYVNNFWRALAHDPALLRVTWERASEVMAPGALDPLVKELVYLAVSTANGCAYCVHSHTAAARAKGMTPEQHGELLAVIAMASQTNALATALGVPVDERFQEGP from the coding sequence ATGGCGACGGTTGCGCTGCTGTCGGACGAGGCCGCACCGGCGGAAAGCCGGGCGGTCTTCGAGGCGATCCGCACGGCGCGGCAGACCGACTATGTCAACAACTTCTGGCGCGCGCTGGCCCATGATCCGGCGCTGCTCAGGGTGACATGGGAGCGGGCGTCAGAGGTCATGGCGCCCGGCGCGCTGGACCCGCTGGTGAAGGAACTGGTCTACCTGGCGGTTTCGACTGCCAATGGCTGTGCCTATTGCGTCCACTCCCATACCGCCGCCGCCCGCGCCAAGGGGATGACGCCCGAGCAGCATGGCGAATTGCTGGCGGTCATCGCCATGGCCAGCCAGACCAATGCGCTGGCCACCGCGCTTGGCGTGCCGGTGGATGAGCGGTTTCAGGAGGGGCCGTAG
- the lptE gene encoding LPS assembly lipoprotein LptE gives MWLPSVLSVSTMPRRALLAGLLALSACGLQPVYGPGGAATKLFGQVSPADPDTPDEFLFNRRIAERLGPAGGAYALDYTLRIGVVAQGITPDEITTRYSLNGSADFRLTDSASGAVVTEGQVSTFTSYSTTGTTVATLTAEYDARQRLARMLADQVVTRLLAAAP, from the coding sequence ATGTGGTTGCCTAGCGTTCTTTCTGTGTCGACCATGCCGCGCCGGGCGCTGCTGGCGGGTTTGCTGGCGCTGTCGGCCTGCGGATTGCAGCCGGTCTATGGGCCTGGCGGTGCGGCGACGAAATTGTTCGGTCAGGTCTCGCCGGCTGATCCCGACACGCCCGACGAGTTCCTGTTCAACCGCCGTATCGCCGAGCGGCTGGGTCCGGCGGGCGGGGCCTATGCGCTGGACTATACGCTGCGCATCGGCGTCGTGGCACAGGGGATCACGCCCGACGAGATCACCACGCGCTATTCGCTGAACGGCAGCGCCGATTTCCGGCTGACCGACAGCGCGAGCGGTGCGGTCGTGACCGAGGGGCAGGTGAGCACCTTCACCTCCTACTCGACCACCGGCACCACCGTCGCGACCCTGACCGCCGAATATGACGCGCGCCAGCGGCTGGCGCGGATGCTGGCCGATCAGGTCGTCACGCGGCTGTTGGCTGCGGCCCCATGA
- the leuS gene encoding leucine--tRNA ligase, which produces MPYDPAQSEARWQQAWAEAGTFTATRDERPKYYVLEMFPYPSGRIHMGHVRNYTMGDVVARFKRAQGFSVLHPMGWDAFGMPAENAAMEQGGHPRDWTYANIATMRDQLRPLGLSIDWSREFATCDDDYVAQQQALFLDFLEAGLITRKSAQVNWDPVDMTVLANEQVIDGKGWRSGAAVERKELTQWFFRISDYSDELLSALDGLTGWPDKVRLMQANWIGKSRGLQFGFATVDAPSGFERIEVYTTRPDTLMGASFLALSPDHPLVKLLAETRPEVAAFVEECRRIGTTEEAIETAPKLGFDTGLTVRHPLDPNWHLPIWVANFVLMDYGTGAIFGSPAHDERDHEFATKYGLPIRATFGERGMDLAEADALVAKVAYVPLKSETVTFVRGFAGESDQTGEAAVDAAIAHAEAQGYGEGVTKFRLRDWGISRQRYWGCPIPVVHCSQCGTVPEAKKNLPVLLPQDVSFDVPGNPLDRHPSWRQTNCPVCGGAALRETDTMDTFVDSSWYYARFTAPHADTPTVRADADYWMNVDQYIGGIEHAILHLLYSRFFARAMVKTGHLPETASEPFDALFTQGMVTHEIYMTRDERGRPVYHLPEDVVDGKLADGTPVEIIPSAKMSKSKKNVVDPVNIVASFGADTARWFMLSDSPPERDVEWTAAGAEAANKFLARVWRLADEAPVEGGDDPDLTRAAHRAIADVTRAIEGFAFNKAVAKLYELANAIGKSKAGGDSRRAVLRTMAQLMAPMVPHLAEDVWAMAGGQGMAVDAPWPVADPAMLVDDTVTLPIQINGKRRAEISVPKDMAKDEIEALVMADETVQRFLEGAAPKKLIVVPGRIVNVVA; this is translated from the coding sequence ATGCCCTATGATCCCGCCCAAAGCGAAGCGCGCTGGCAGCAAGCCTGGGCCGAGGCCGGCACCTTCACCGCCACCCGCGACGAGCGGCCGAAATACTACGTGCTCGAGATGTTCCCCTATCCGTCGGGGCGCATCCATATGGGGCATGTGCGCAATTACACGATGGGCGACGTGGTGGCGCGGTTCAAACGCGCGCAAGGATTCAGCGTGCTGCACCCGATGGGCTGGGATGCCTTCGGCATGCCGGCCGAGAATGCGGCGATGGAGCAGGGCGGCCATCCGCGCGACTGGACCTATGCCAATATCGCCACCATGCGCGACCAATTGCGCCCGCTTGGCCTGTCGATCGACTGGAGCCGCGAATTTGCCACCTGCGACGACGATTACGTCGCCCAGCAGCAGGCATTGTTCCTGGATTTCCTCGAGGCCGGGTTGATCACCCGCAAATCGGCGCAGGTGAACTGGGACCCGGTCGACATGACCGTCCTGGCGAACGAGCAGGTGATCGACGGCAAGGGCTGGCGCTCGGGCGCCGCGGTCGAGCGCAAGGAACTGACCCAGTGGTTCTTCCGCATCTCGGATTATTCCGACGAACTGTTGTCGGCGCTGGATGGCTTGACCGGCTGGCCCGACAAGGTGCGGCTGATGCAGGCCAACTGGATCGGCAAGTCGCGCGGGCTGCAATTCGGCTTTGCCACCGTCGATGCGCCCTCGGGCTTCGAGCGGATCGAGGTCTATACCACCCGTCCAGACACGCTGATGGGGGCCTCGTTCCTCGCGCTGTCGCCGGATCATCCGCTGGTGAAACTGCTGGCCGAGACCCGGCCCGAAGTTGCGGCCTTCGTCGAGGAATGCCGCCGCATCGGCACCACCGAAGAGGCGATCGAGACCGCGCCGAAGTTGGGCTTTGACACCGGGCTGACCGTGCGGCACCCGCTGGACCCGAACTGGCATCTGCCGATCTGGGTCGCCAATTTCGTGCTGATGGATTACGGCACCGGCGCCATCTTCGGCTCGCCGGCACATGACGAGCGCGACCATGAATTCGCCACGAAATACGGCCTGCCGATCCGCGCCACCTTTGGCGAGCGCGGCATGGATCTGGCTGAGGCCGATGCGCTGGTGGCCAAGGTGGCCTATGTGCCGCTGAAATCTGAGACCGTCACCTTTGTCCGCGGCTTTGCCGGCGAGAGCGACCAGACCGGCGAGGCGGCGGTGGATGCGGCCATCGCCCATGCCGAGGCGCAGGGCTATGGCGAGGGCGTGACCAAGTTCCGCCTGCGCGACTGGGGCATCTCGCGCCAGCGTTATTGGGGTTGTCCGATCCCTGTCGTGCATTGCAGTCAATGCGGCACCGTGCCCGAGGCCAAGAAGAACCTGCCGGTGCTGCTGCCGCAGGATGTCAGCTTCGACGTGCCGGGCAACCCGCTGGACCGCCATCCAAGCTGGCGCCAGACCAACTGCCCGGTCTGCGGTGGCGCGGCCCTGCGCGAAACCGATACGATGGACACCTTTGTCGATTCGTCCTGGTATTACGCCCGCTTCACCGCGCCCCATGCCGACACGCCGACAGTGCGCGCCGATGCCGATTACTGGATGAATGTCGACCAGTATATCGGCGGCATCGAGCACGCGATCCTGCATCTCCTCTATTCCCGCTTCTTCGCCCGCGCGATGGTGAAGACCGGGCATCTACCGGAAACCGCCAGCGAGCCCTTCGATGCGCTGTTCACGCAGGGCATGGTGACGCATGAGATCTACATGACCCGCGACGAGCGGGGCCGGCCGGTCTATCACCTGCCCGAGGATGTGGTGGACGGCAAGCTGGCCGACGGCACGCCGGTCGAGATCATCCCCTCGGCCAAGATGTCGAAGTCCAAGAAGAACGTGGTCGATCCGGTGAACATCGTCGCCAGCTTTGGCGCCGACACGGCGCGCTGGTTCATGCTGTCGGACAGCCCGCCCGAGCGGGACGTGGAATGGACCGCCGCCGGGGCCGAGGCCGCGAACAAGTTCCTCGCCCGGGTCTGGCGTCTGGCCGACGAGGCGCCGGTGGAGGGTGGCGACGATCCCGATCTGACCCGCGCCGCGCATCGCGCCATTGCCGATGTCACCAGGGCGATCGAGGGCTTTGCCTTCAACAAGGCGGTGGCGAAGCTTTATGAGCTGGCCAATGCCATTGGCAAGTCGAAGGCCGGGGGGGACAGCCGCCGTGCCGTCCTGCGCACCATGGCGCAGCTGATGGCTCCGATGGTGCCGCATCTGGCCGAGGATGTCTGGGCGATGGCCGGCGGTCAGGGCATGGCGGTCGATGCGCCCTGGCCCGTTGCCGATCCGGCGATGCTGGTCGATGACACCGTTACGCTGCCGATCCAGATCAACGGCAAGCGCCGGGCCGAGATCTCGGTGCCGAAGGATATGGCGAAGGACGAGATCGAAGCGCTGGTCATGGCCGATGAAACCGTGCAACGTTTCCTCGAAGGGGCGGCGCCGAAGAAGCTGATCGTGGTGCCGGGTCGGATCGTCAATGTGGTTGCCTAG
- a CDS encoding TIGR03862 family flavoprotein has product MAAEELAAPGRRVVVAEAMPTAARKFLMAGKSGLNLTKDEPVADFAARITGGCLPPDPRGYLSQDESQFGPEEVIKWARGLGIELFTGSTGRVFPKGMKASPLLRAWLARLVAGGVEVRTRWRWTGFEDGFRFATPDGPRVIRPKVTVLALGGASWPRLGSDAAWVPWLRAAGVEVSEFQPANMGFRVDWSAPMQRHLGAAVKGVAIRAGDAVSRGEWVIGRQGIEGGGVYEIAAALRDGAPGEVDLAPDLSEDALAGRLAKPRGKLSLGNWLRRALGDPVKVALLMEWGRPLPDDPLALARLAKALPLRHAGPMGLERAISSAGGIRGDALDGELQLKALPGVFAAGEMLDWEAPTGGYLLTTCLATGRRAGQAAARLLDR; this is encoded by the coding sequence ATGGCGGCGGAAGAACTGGCCGCGCCGGGACGGCGGGTCGTGGTTGCCGAGGCGATGCCGACTGCGGCGCGCAAATTCCTGATGGCGGGAAAGTCGGGGCTGAACCTGACCAAGGACGAGCCTGTCGCGGATTTTGCGGCACGGATCACCGGGGGCTGCCTGCCCCCGGACCCCCGGGGATATTTGAGCCAAGATGAAAGCCAGTTCGGGCCTGAAGAGGTGATTAAATGGGCGCGTGGTTTGGGAATCGAGCTGTTCACCGGTTCGACCGGGCGCGTCTTTCCCAAGGGTATGAAGGCCTCGCCGCTGCTGCGCGCCTGGCTGGCGCGGCTGGTGGCTGGCGGAGTCGAGGTCAGGACGCGCTGGCGCTGGACCGGCTTCGAGGATGGTTTCCGGTTCGCGACGCCTGACGGGCCGCGAGTGATCCGGCCCAAGGTCACAGTGCTGGCGCTTGGCGGGGCCAGCTGGCCGAGGCTTGGGTCGGATGCGGCATGGGTGCCGTGGCTGCGGGCTGCGGGCGTCGAGGTTTCGGAGTTCCAGCCAGCGAATATGGGCTTTCGGGTCGACTGGTCCGCACCGATGCAGCGCCATCTGGGCGCGGCGGTGAAGGGCGTGGCGATCCGGGCCGGCGATGCGGTCAGTCGCGGCGAATGGGTGATCGGGCGGCAGGGGATCGAGGGCGGCGGGGTCTACGAGATCGCGGCGGCGCTGCGTGACGGCGCACCGGGCGAGGTCGATCTGGCGCCGGACCTGTCGGAAGATGCCTTGGCGGGGCGGCTCGCGAAACCGCGCGGCAAGCTGTCGCTGGGGAACTGGCTGCGGCGCGCCCTGGGTGATCCGGTCAAGGTCGCTCTGCTGATGGAATGGGGGCGACCCTTGCCGGATGATCCACTGGCGCTGGCGCGGCTCGCGAAAGCCCTGCCGCTGCGCCATGCCGGCCCGATGGGGCTTGAGCGGGCGATCTCCTCGGCGGGCGGCATTCGGGGCGATGCGCTGGACGGGGAGCTGCAGCTCAAGGCGCTGCCCGGCGTCTTCGCGGCGGGCGAGATGCTGGACTGGGAGGCGCCGACAGGGGGCTACCTGCTGACCACCTGCCTTGCCACCGGGCGCCGGGCCGGTCAGGCGGCGGCGCGGTTGCTGGATCGTTGA
- a CDS encoding DUF3576 domain-containing protein, with the protein MIARAARLTFATTLCAALAACGGDSFSFGGGGGGGATGRGTDDQIALEGDDRQPGGRTESTIWDLFSNNENPNNTVAVNKYLWNASLDVLNFLPIQSVDPYTGVIVTGYGTPPGGGRSYRAAIKISDPALDARSLKVALQGAGGSAVEPGTVRAVEDAILTRARQLRIQDGKL; encoded by the coding sequence ATGATCGCACGCGCCGCGCGCCTGACATTCGCCACGACGCTTTGCGCGGCCCTCGCCGCCTGCGGAGGAGATTCGTTCAGTTTCGGGGGCGGCGGTGGCGGTGGAGCCACGGGGCGCGGCACCGATGACCAGATCGCGCTGGAGGGGGATGACCGGCAGCCGGGCGGGCGGACGGAATCGACCATCTGGGACCTGTTCAGCAATAACGAGAACCCGAACAACACCGTCGCGGTGAACAAGTACCTGTGGAATGCCAGCCTCGATGTGCTCAACTTCCTGCCGATCCAGTCGGTCGATCCCTATACCGGGGTGATCGTCACCGGCTATGGCACCCCGCCCGGCGGTGGCCGCTCCTACCGCGCGGCGATCAAGATCAGCGATCCGGCGCTGGATGCACGCTCGCTGAAGGTGGCGCTGCAGGGTGCCGGTGGGTCCGCGGTCGAGCCGGGCACGGTCCGGGCGGTCGAGGACGCGATCCTGACCCGTGCGCGGCAACTGCGCATCCAGGACGGCAAGTTGTAA
- a CDS encoding transglycosylase SLT domain-containing protein: MNRLLKLAIVGLVASCGGGNYKAPRNLDNACAIVAERPAYYRAMKSTERKWGVPVAVQMAAIHQESKFIGDARTPHQYALGVIPIGRQSSAYGYSQALDGTWEEYLRETGKRRAQRDDIRDATDFMGWYMHNSTRILGISKQDATSQYLAYHEGRSGFARQSYLNKSWLVRVAGQVGQRANMYRAQLASCRK, translated from the coding sequence ATGAACAGGCTTCTGAAACTGGCGATCGTCGGGCTGGTCGCGTCATGCGGCGGCGGCAATTACAAGGCGCCGCGCAATCTCGACAATGCCTGCGCCATCGTGGCCGAGCGGCCGGCCTATTACCGGGCGATGAAATCGACCGAGCGGAAATGGGGCGTGCCGGTGGCCGTGCAGATGGCCGCGATCCATCAGGAATCGAAATTCATCGGCGATGCACGGACGCCGCATCAATATGCGCTTGGGGTCATCCCGATCGGGCGGCAAAGCAGCGCCTATGGCTATTCGCAGGCGCTGGACGGCACCTGGGAGGAATATCTGCGCGAGACCGGCAAGCGCCGGGCGCAGCGCGACGATATCCGCGATGCCACCGATTTCATGGGCTGGTACATGCACAACTCGACCCGGATCCTCGGCATCTCGAAACAGGACGCTACCTCGCAATACCTCGCCTATCACGAGGGCCGGTCGGGCTTCGCCCGCCAATCCTACCTGAACAAAAGCTGGCTGGTGCGCGTCGCCGGGCAGGTCGGCCAGCGCGCCAACATGTACCGTGCGCAACTGGCCTCCTGCCGCAAGTAA
- the holA gene encoding DNA polymerase III subunit delta — MILKGGEIARYLARPDPSRPALLIYGQDPMRVSMKRVEAVAALAGPDAETDMRLTRMAGGDLRKDPAQLLDAIKEVGFFPGQRVVLVEDTPDSAAPAIGTAIGDWQAGDAAIVVTAGALAKSSALRKLFEGHKAAVTAPIYDDPPGEEEIARWLADAGLREVPRDAMADLLVLARALDPGDLRQTIEKIGLYKHGDPAPLTPAEIALMAPASIEADLDDLIHAVAEGKPAEFGALMRRIEGQGTSPVTLCISALRHFRALHAAAADPGGPVAGLMRQRPPVFGPRRDRMARQAQTWGMRPLEEAVHHLLETDLTLRSSSRAPQMPLIERALIRLAMMPRGRR, encoded by the coding sequence ATGATCCTGAAGGGCGGCGAGATCGCCCGCTATCTGGCGCGGCCCGATCCGTCGCGCCCGGCGCTGCTGATCTATGGTCAGGATCCGATGCGGGTCTCGATGAAGCGGGTCGAGGCGGTGGCCGCGCTGGCTGGACCGGATGCCGAGACGGACATGCGCCTGACCCGGATGGCCGGCGGCGATCTGCGCAAGGATCCGGCGCAGCTTCTGGATGCGATCAAGGAGGTCGGCTTCTTCCCCGGTCAGCGCGTGGTGCTGGTCGAGGACACGCCCGACAGCGCGGCGCCGGCCATCGGCACGGCCATTGGCGACTGGCAGGCGGGCGATGCCGCCATCGTGGTGACGGCCGGGGCGCTGGCGAAATCCTCGGCTTTGCGAAAACTGTTCGAGGGCCACAAGGCCGCCGTGACTGCGCCGATCTATGACGACCCGCCGGGCGAGGAGGAAATCGCCCGCTGGCTGGCCGATGCCGGGCTGCGCGAGGTGCCGCGCGATGCGATGGCCGACCTGCTGGTGCTGGCCCGCGCGCTCGATCCGGGCGATCTGCGCCAGACCATCGAGAAGATCGGGCTCTACAAGCATGGCGACCCCGCGCCGCTGACGCCCGCCGAGATCGCGCTGATGGCGCCGGCCAGCATCGAGGCCGATCTGGATGATCTGATCCATGCCGTGGCCGAGGGCAAACCCGCCGAGTTCGGTGCGCTGATGCGGCGGATCGAGGGGCAGGGCACCTCGCCGGTGACGCTGTGCATTTCCGCCCTGCGCCATTTCCGTGCCCTGCACGCCGCCGCCGCCGATCCCGGCGGGCCGGTTGCCGGGTTGATGCGCCAGCGGCCGCCGGTCTTCGGCCCGCGCCGCGACCGCATGGCGCGGCAGGCGCAGACCTGGGGGATGCGGCCGCTGGAAGAGGCGGTGCATCACCTGCTGGAGACCGACCTGACGCTGCGCTCGTCAAGCAGGGCGCCGCAGATGCCGCTGATCGAGCGGGCGCTGATCCGGCTCGCCATGATGCCGCGGGGCCGGCGGTGA
- a CDS encoding cyclase family protein, whose protein sequence is MCNACVIENVKQSMMSRRQLFSGAAATGAAAIAAGALAARPALAQASGKVVDLTHVLDENFPTFDGVPGIAYEEAVNFDSSGYQLWKLTIFEHSGTHIDAPLHFSKDGTSVAELAPETLICPLCVIDISAKAAEDANAMVEAADVEAWIAAHGEIPEGACVAMHSGWAAKVGTPEFRNTPDGSFAFPGFGKSATDLLAGMNVAAIGVDSLSLDPGNSADFAVHNSWLPGGRYGIENLANLDQMPATGATLFVGAPKHARGTGGPARILAVI, encoded by the coding sequence ATGTGCAATGCCTGCGTGATCGAAAATGTGAAGCAATCCATGATGAGCCGCCGCCAGCTGTTCAGCGGCGCGGCGGCAACCGGGGCGGCGGCCATCGCTGCCGGTGCCCTTGCTGCCCGGCCCGCATTGGCGCAAGCGAGCGGCAAGGTGGTCGATCTGACCCATGTGCTCGATGAGAATTTCCCCACCTTCGACGGGGTGCCGGGCATCGCCTATGAGGAGGCGGTGAATTTCGACAGCTCCGGCTATCAGCTGTGGAAACTGACCATCTTCGAGCATTCCGGCACCCATATCGACGCGCCGCTGCATTTCTCGAAGGATGGCACCTCGGTCGCCGAACTGGCACCAGAGACGCTGATCTGCCCGCTTTGCGTCATCGACATCAGCGCCAAGGCCGCCGAGGACGCCAATGCCATGGTCGAGGCGGCGGATGTCGAGGCCTGGATCGCCGCCCATGGCGAGATCCCGGAGGGGGCCTGCGTGGCGATGCATTCGGGCTGGGCGGCCAAGGTCGGCACGCCGGAGTTCCGCAACACGCCCGACGGCAGCTTTGCCTTTCCGGGATTCGGGAAATCCGCGACCGATCTGCTGGCCGGGATGAATGTCGCGGCAATCGGGGTCGATTCCCTGTCGCTCGATCCCGGCAATTCGGCCGATTTCGCGGTGCATAACTCGTGGCTGCCGGGCGGGCGCTATGGCATCGAGAACCTCGCCAACCTGGACCAGATGCCGGCCACCGGGGCGACGCTGTTCGTGGGCGCGCCCAAGCACGCGCGCGGCACCGGCGGCCCGGCCCGCATTCTGGCGGTGATCTGA
- the glpK gene encoding glycerol kinase GlpK, protein MTILAIDQGTTSSRALIFSDDLQVKGKGQQEFKQHFPQSGWVEHDPGDIWSTTAASARAAIETAGNPRIDAIGITNQRETTVIWDRKTGEPIHRAIVWQDRRTADLCARLKEDGQEAAVTAATGLLLDPYFSATKIAWILDQVEGARGRAEKGELAFGTVDSFLIWKLTDGHSHVTDATNAARTMLYDIRKGAWSEDMCRLFNVPMAILPEVRDSAAEFGTTRADLFGREVPILGVAGDQQAATVGQACFQPGMMKSTYGTGCFALLNTGADAVTSENRLLTTIAYQLNGKPTYALEGSIFIAGAVVQWLRDGLQIIRDAAETAPLSAKADDSQQIIMVPAFTGLGAPHWNPNARGAVFGLTRNTGPAEFARAALESVGFQTRDLWQAMRADWPEAGDAVLRVDGGMTASEPAMQFLADILGAPVDRPVNTETTAQGAAWLAGYRAGLCPEPEEYAKAWRLDRRFEPQMDDATRDARYSAWNRAVQAVIAV, encoded by the coding sequence ATGACCATTCTGGCAATCGACCAGGGGACGACCTCGTCCCGGGCACTGATCTTCAGCGATGATCTGCAGGTCAAGGGCAAGGGCCAGCAGGAGTTCAAGCAGCATTTCCCGCAATCGGGCTGGGTCGAACATGACCCGGGTGATATCTGGTCCACCACCGCCGCCTCGGCCCGCGCCGCCATCGAGACCGCCGGCAATCCGCGCATCGACGCCATCGGCATCACCAACCAGCGCGAGACGACGGTGATCTGGGACCGCAAGACCGGCGAGCCGATCCACCGCGCCATCGTCTGGCAGGACCGCCGCACCGCCGATCTCTGCGCCCGGCTGAAGGAGGACGGACAGGAGGCCGCAGTCACTGCCGCCACCGGCCTGCTGCTCGATCCCTATTTCAGCGCCACCAAGATCGCCTGGATCCTCGATCAGGTCGAGGGCGCGCGGGGGCGGGCCGAAAAGGGCGAACTGGCCTTCGGCACGGTGGACAGTTTCCTGATCTGGAAGCTGACCGATGGCCACAGTCATGTGACCGATGCCACCAATGCCGCGCGCACCATGCTTTACGACATCCGCAAGGGCGCATGGTCCGAGGACATGTGCCGACTGTTCAACGTGCCGATGGCGATCCTGCCCGAGGTGCGCGACAGCGCCGCCGAGTTCGGCACCACCCGCGCCGACCTGTTCGGGCGCGAGGTGCCGATCCTTGGCGTGGCCGGCGACCAGCAGGCGGCGACCGTGGGTCAGGCCTGTTTCCAGCCCGGGATGATGAAATCGACCTATGGCACCGGCTGCTTTGCGCTGTTGAACACCGGCGCCGATGCCGTCACCTCGGAAAACCGGCTTCTGACCACCATCGCCTATCAGCTGAACGGCAAGCCCACCTATGCGCTGGAGGGCTCGATCTTCATCGCTGGCGCCGTGGTGCAATGGCTGCGCGACGGGCTGCAGATCATCCGCGACGCGGCCGAGACCGCGCCGCTGTCGGCCAAGGCAGATGACAGCCAGCAGATCATCATGGTCCCGGCCTTCACCGGCCTTGGCGCACCGCATTGGAATCCCAACGCGCGCGGCGCCGTCTTTGGCCTGACGCGGAACACTGGCCCGGCCGAGTTCGCCCGCGCGGCGCTGGAAAGTGTGGGCTTTCAGACCCGCGACCTGTGGCAGGCCATGCGCGCCGACTGGCCCGAGGCCGGCGATGCCGTGCTGCGCGTCGATGGCGGCATGACCGCCAGCGAGCCGGCGATGCAGTTCCTGGCCGATATCCTCGGCGCGCCGGTCGACCGTCCGGTGAATACCGAGACCACGGCCCAGGGCGCCGCATGGCTGGCCGGCTACCGCGCCGGGCTTTGCCCCGAGCCCGAGGAATATGCCAAGGCCTGGCGGCTTGACCGCCGTTTCGAGCCGCAGATGGATGATGCCACCCGCGATGCGCGCTATTCCGCTTGGAACCGCGCCGTTCAGGCCGTCATCGCCGTCTGA
- a CDS encoding porin, protein MKKVLFATTALVMTAGVASAEIALSGDARMGLVYDGNDAQFASRARVRFTATGETDSGLSYGASFRVDHERAAQRAGNGTRGAVYVSGTYGKLSMGDVASASEMAVGDLYGVGYTGGDFYGNLNEPSYLTADGNNLDQGPNILYEYSISGVNVFASATDGSDDPWGPAYGEGDNSTDSDLAWSLGASYEGTFSNGTYNVGLGYGKHGDQKEIVVGGEVTSGAFMAKAFYADYKNRPDINFAISDDESITIDNTGIEYDRAYGLSLGYEYNNMLFKGFWRRDEGEAVVAGLSDVEYDSWGIGVDYDLGGGATVAAGIADSDWFSDTVADVGIRFAF, encoded by the coding sequence ATGAAAAAGGTTCTTTTCGCAACCACCGCGCTGGTCATGACCGCCGGTGTTGCATCGGCCGAGATCGCGCTGAGCGGCGACGCTCGCATGGGTCTGGTTTATGATGGCAACGACGCCCAGTTCGCAAGCCGTGCCCGCGTCCGCTTCACCGCGACCGGCGAAACCGACAGCGGCCTGTCGTATGGCGCTTCGTTCCGCGTCGACCACGAGCGTGCCGCACAGCGCGCCGGCAACGGTACCCGTGGTGCCGTCTACGTTTCGGGCACCTACGGCAAACTGTCGATGGGTGACGTTGCTTCGGCTTCGGAAATGGCCGTTGGCGACCTGTATGGCGTCGGCTACACCGGTGGCGACTTCTACGGCAACCTGAACGAGCCGTCCTACCTGACCGCCGATGGCAACAACCTCGACCAGGGTCCGAACATCCTGTACGAATACAGCATCTCGGGCGTGAACGTGTTCGCGTCGGCCACCGACGGCAGCGACGACCCCTGGGGTCCGGCCTACGGCGAAGGTGACAACTCGACCGACTCCGACCTGGCTTGGTCGCTGGGTGCCAGCTACGAAGGCACCTTCTCGAACGGCACCTACAATGTCGGCCTCGGCTACGGCAAGCACGGCGATCAGAAAGAGATCGTTGTCGGCGGTGAAGTCACCTCGGGTGCGTTCATGGCCAAAGCCTTCTACGCTGACTACAAGAACCGTCCGGACATCAACTTCGCCATCAGCGACGATGAGTCGATCACCATCGACAACACCGGCATCGAGTACGACCGCGCCTATGGCCTGTCGCTCGGCTACGAGTACAACAACATGCTGTTCAAAGGCTTCTGGCGCCGCGACGAAGGCGAAGCCGTTGTCGCCGGTCTGTCGGACGTGGAATACGACAGCTGGGGTATCGGCGTTGACTACGATCTGGGCGGCGGCGCGACCGTTGCGGCCGGTATCGCAGACAGCGACTGGTTCTCGGACACCGTTGCCGACGTGGGTATCCGCTTCGCGTTCTGA
- a CDS encoding glutathione S-transferase family protein, with protein MYTVIGTVGSRTLRVLWMLEELGLPYQHVPANPRSDDVVEFNPAGKVPILVADGTPITDSTAILTFLADHHGALTYDAGSIERARQDSLTQFILDEFDAALWTAARHSFILPEELRMSGIKNTLRWEFERSQKTLNHRMAEGEFLLGERMTVPDIILSHCLTWALAAKFPIVEARLSDYLDRMRARPAFQRAAAR; from the coding sequence ATGTATACCGTCATCGGCACCGTCGGCAGCCGCACCCTGCGGGTGTTGTGGATGCTGGAAGAACTTGGCCTGCCCTATCAGCATGTCCCGGCCAATCCGCGCAGCGATGACGTGGTCGAGTTCAACCCGGCGGGCAAGGTGCCGATCCTGGTGGCCGACGGCACGCCGATCACCGATTCGACCGCGATCCTGACCTTTCTGGCCGACCATCACGGCGCCCTGACCTATGATGCCGGCTCGATCGAGCGGGCGCGGCAGGACAGCCTGACCCAGTTCATTCTCGATGAATTCGACGCGGCGCTGTGGACTGCAGCCCGGCACAGCTTCATCCTGCCCGAGGAACTGCGCATGTCGGGGATCAAGAACACCCTGCGTTGGGAATTCGAGCGCAGCCAGAAGACCCTGAATCACCGCATGGCCGAGGGCGAGTTCCTGCTGGGCGAGCGGATGACCGTGCCCGACATCATCCTGAGCCATTGCCTCACCTGGGCGCTGGCGGCCAAGTTCCCCATCGTCGAGGCGCGGCTGTCGGACTATCTCGACCGGATGCGCGCCCGCCCGGCCTTCCAACGGGCGGCGGCGAGATAG